A window of the Anthonomus grandis grandis chromosome 9, icAntGran1.3, whole genome shotgun sequence genome harbors these coding sequences:
- the LOC126740741 gene encoding 3-ketodihydrosphingosine reductase — protein sequence MLYFVLFVLICTIFVTAIKYLNKASIKSLKGRHVVITGGSSGIGQAVAILAAQQGAHVSILSRNQDKLDTAAKKIEEHSKIEQKISKESVDVSNKKQVERAILKLEETVGPIYMLVNCAGQAICGRVETFSEAEIQQLISVNLIGTIYPIQAVLSKFKTRREGIIVLTGSAVSLMGMYGYSIYSACKFALRGLAESIYMEAKPYNIQVTLAVPPDTDTPGFEEENKSKPKETRLMSESGGLYSPETVAKHLLEDALSGNFFSYVGFESFILTTLCVGMSPFKSLSDVLCQFIFLGPLRLIAAFYVKHFEGITTKCFSETVLDSKND from the coding sequence atgttatattttgttctatttgttttgatttgtactATTTTTGTCACtgccataaaatatttaaataaagcttCAATAAAATCGTTAAAGGGACGACATGTAGTAATTACAGGGGGTTCCAGTGGCATAGGACAAGCAGTAGCTATTTTAGCTGCTCAACAAGGTGCTCATGTCTCAATTCTATCAAGAAACCAAGATAAACTAGATACCGCTGCCAAAAAGATTGAAGAAcattcaaaaatagaacaaaaaatatCCAAAGAATCTGTGgatgtttcaaataaaaaacaagtgGAAAGAGCTATTTTAAAGCTAGAAGAGACTGTAGGACCCATTTATATGCTGGTCAATTGTGCTGGACAGGCAATATGTGGGAGGGTTGAAACATTTTCCGAAGCAGAAATTCAGCAATTAATCAGTGTTAACCTGATAGGAACCATATATCCAATTCAAGCTGTACTATCCAAATTTAAAACTCGACGGGAgggaataattgttttaacagGGTCAGCTGTATCTCTGATGGGAATGTATGGCTATTCAATTTATTCGGCATGTAAATTTGCTCTTAGAGGACTAGCAGAGTCTATTTACATGGAAGCAAAGCCTTATAACATACAGGTAACACTTGCAGTTCCACCTGACACTGATACACCTGGCTTTGAAGAAGAGAATAAATCAAAACCTAAAGAAACAAGGCTAATGTCTGAATCTGGTGGTCTATATTCACCGGAAACTGTAGCTAAGCATTTACTGGAAGATGCTCTAAGTGGAAACTTCTTCAGCTATGTTGGATTTGAGAGTTTTATATTAACAACACTTTGTGTGGGAATGTCTCCTTTTAAGTCACTTTCGGATGTGTTATGTCAGTTTATTTTTCTTGGGCCCTTAAGATTAATAGCAgctttttatgtaaaacactTTGAAGGTATTACAACTAAATGCTTTAGTGAAACTGTTTTGGAtagtaaaaatgattaa